A genome region from Corallococcus exiguus includes the following:
- a CDS encoding immunity 52 family protein, with translation MTTHAETGTRPETYYAGAYWGPRRESPEACAQRAAAFFNMLAACAPLLANWNKIPKPRGKGRQTPLTPPSLPALTEAFRRGVNREPGGPPIEDLGFRVGAYNDGTGQDFASVNMKCGSYAEFRIANSCVLSLPAKGANAERILTASVLTEVVRSMALAWEPDWAVAMSRPHRELDDADGKADMWLGWVTYLSHHRGTVPPLPAPVRIEPVEDRGSLIILTPERFTVANPEHIALARRVRELLAQAGLMRTAGANPPG, from the coding sequence ATGACAACCCACGCTGAAACCGGGACCCGCCCCGAGACCTACTACGCCGGTGCTTATTGGGGACCGCGACGAGAGTCCCCCGAAGCGTGTGCCCAGCGTGCGGCGGCCTTCTTCAACATGCTGGCCGCATGCGCTCCCCTGCTCGCGAACTGGAACAAGATCCCCAAGCCTCGCGGCAAGGGCCGCCAAACTCCGCTGACGCCACCTTCCCTCCCTGCTTTGACGGAAGCATTCCGGCGCGGTGTGAATCGGGAGCCCGGCGGGCCTCCTATCGAAGATCTGGGCTTCCGCGTCGGGGCCTACAACGACGGCACCGGCCAGGACTTCGCCTCCGTCAATATGAAGTGCGGGAGCTACGCTGAGTTCCGCATTGCCAATTCGTGCGTCCTGTCGCTACCGGCCAAGGGGGCAAACGCGGAGCGAATATTGACGGCTTCCGTGCTGACCGAGGTGGTGCGCAGCATGGCACTGGCCTGGGAACCGGATTGGGCCGTGGCCATGTCCCGCCCCCATCGGGAGCTGGATGACGCGGACGGCAAGGCCGATATGTGGCTTGGCTGGGTGACATACCTCTCCCATCACCGGGGCACGGTGCCGCCACTGCCCGCCCCCGTGCGCATTGAGCCAGTGGAGGACAGGGGGTCGTTGATCATCCTGACCCCCGAACGATTCACCGTGGCCAACCCCGAGCACATTGCACTGGCGCGCCGGGTGCGCGAGCTGCTGGCCCAGGCAGGGCTCATGCGAACAGCTGGAGCAAATCCTCCCGGGTGA
- a CDS encoding DEAD/DEAH box helicase — translation MSENTQLLEAVRKEAKPGLWSRGVSLARDGAVALQSRTASEIELRVKVAGRAVAFTVVLYPGDEAWECDCPSPVDPCEHVVAAAISLDKAEKQDAPLEAVSERWSRVVYRFTRVEGGLQLHRVLAHADGTEEPLEDLTGRLAKPQAGVTLQVEQVDLVMERLLERRTRGPLLAEKLDALLRALEPARNVLLDGRPVAVSGEVLPPRAKVEDKGQQWVITITRDPRITEVVSPGVALTAESLVRLGETAMTGAWLQHLPLVRTYSPEQLGELSAKILPELARRMPVDMRSRRLPSVDRDLKPRILLELNQLTQGLSVLPTLVYGAPPTVRIDNGRMVYLRGAVPLRDEAAEQKLIHQLRDELNLVPGRRLTVQGPEMMRFADKLRKFRGDLGGDAAGIVSPDMRLKPSLRVDGGASGTGVPEVRFTLEFEVEGGKGGARTVDAAAVVRAWTEGLGLVPLDGGGWAPLPRAWLDKNGQRVAALLAARQEDGRVANHALPELTQLCESLDQPPPPGLDKLAPLVEGFEKLPPPVLPAELNATLRAYQQQGVSWLSFLKGAGLGGILADDMGLGKTLQTICILGPKSLVVCPTSVLPNWVAELQRFRPSLKVCVYHGPGRKLDPAADITLTTYALLRLDAAVLGAPTWEAVVLDEAQAIKNPESQVSRAAFGLKANLRLALSGTPLENRLDELWSLMHFTNPGLLGGRRQFEEKTAQPIADGKPGAAEGLRRRIRPFILRRLKKDVAPELPPRTDSVMHVQLDERERSVYDAVMAATRAEVVALLNEGGSVLKALEALLRLRQAACHSALVPGQHAKTSSKVQTLVDALETAVAEGHKALVFSQWTSLLDLIEPGLKGAGIGFERLDGATANRGEVTSRFQGQDGAPVLLMSLKAGGTGLNLTAADHVFLMDPWWNPAVEAQAADRAHRIGQERPVMVYRLVSQGTVEEKILGLQEKKRALFEAALSEASGAAAITREDLLQLFA, via the coding sequence ATGTCCGAGAACACCCAGCTCCTCGAAGCCGTCCGGAAAGAAGCCAAGCCGGGACTCTGGTCCAGGGGCGTCAGCCTCGCGCGTGACGGCGCGGTGGCGCTCCAGTCGCGCACGGCCTCGGAGATCGAGCTGCGCGTGAAGGTGGCGGGCCGGGCCGTGGCCTTCACCGTCGTCCTCTACCCGGGCGACGAGGCGTGGGAGTGCGACTGCCCCAGCCCGGTGGACCCGTGCGAGCACGTGGTCGCGGCGGCCATCTCCCTGGACAAGGCGGAGAAGCAGGACGCGCCGCTGGAGGCGGTGTCCGAGCGCTGGTCGCGCGTGGTGTACCGCTTCACGCGAGTGGAGGGAGGGCTGCAGCTGCACCGGGTCCTCGCGCACGCGGACGGCACGGAGGAGCCGCTGGAGGACCTCACGGGGCGCCTGGCGAAGCCCCAGGCCGGCGTCACGTTGCAGGTGGAGCAGGTGGACCTGGTGATGGAGCGCCTGTTGGAGCGGCGCACCCGGGGGCCGCTGCTCGCGGAGAAGCTGGACGCGCTGCTGCGAGCCCTGGAGCCCGCGCGTAACGTGCTGCTGGATGGCCGGCCGGTGGCGGTGTCCGGAGAGGTGCTGCCCCCGCGCGCGAAGGTGGAGGACAAGGGCCAGCAGTGGGTCATCACCATCACGAGGGATCCGCGCATCACGGAGGTGGTGAGCCCCGGCGTCGCGCTGACGGCGGAGTCCCTGGTGCGCCTGGGCGAGACGGCGATGACGGGCGCGTGGCTCCAGCACCTGCCGCTCGTGCGCACGTATTCGCCGGAGCAGCTGGGCGAGCTGTCCGCGAAGATTCTCCCGGAGCTGGCGCGGCGCATGCCGGTGGACATGCGGAGCCGCCGCCTGCCGTCGGTGGACCGCGACCTGAAGCCGCGCATCCTCCTGGAGTTGAACCAGCTCACGCAGGGCCTGTCGGTGCTGCCCACGCTGGTGTACGGCGCGCCGCCGACGGTGCGCATCGACAACGGGCGCATGGTGTACCTGCGCGGCGCGGTGCCGCTGCGTGACGAGGCCGCGGAGCAGAAGCTGATCCACCAGCTGCGCGACGAGTTGAACCTGGTGCCCGGCCGCCGGCTCACGGTGCAGGGCCCGGAGATGATGCGGTTCGCGGACAAGCTGCGGAAGTTCCGGGGCGACCTGGGCGGCGACGCGGCGGGCATCGTCAGCCCGGACATGCGCCTCAAGCCGTCCCTGCGCGTGGACGGCGGCGCGTCCGGCACGGGCGTGCCGGAGGTGCGCTTCACGCTGGAGTTCGAGGTGGAGGGCGGCAAGGGCGGCGCGCGCACGGTGGACGCGGCGGCGGTGGTGCGGGCGTGGACGGAGGGGCTGGGGCTGGTGCCGCTGGACGGAGGCGGCTGGGCGCCGCTGCCGCGCGCGTGGCTGGACAAGAACGGGCAGCGCGTCGCGGCCCTGCTGGCCGCGCGCCAGGAGGACGGCCGCGTCGCGAACCACGCGCTGCCGGAGCTGACCCAGCTGTGCGAGTCATTGGACCAGCCGCCGCCTCCGGGGTTGGACAAGCTGGCCCCGCTGGTGGAGGGCTTCGAGAAGCTGCCGCCGCCGGTGTTGCCCGCGGAGCTCAACGCCACGCTGCGCGCGTATCAGCAGCAGGGCGTGAGCTGGCTGTCGTTCCTGAAGGGCGCGGGGCTGGGCGGCATCCTCGCGGACGACATGGGTCTGGGAAAGACGCTCCAGACCATCTGCATCCTGGGCCCCAAGTCGCTGGTGGTGTGCCCCACGAGCGTGCTGCCCAACTGGGTGGCGGAGCTGCAGCGCTTCCGGCCGTCGTTGAAGGTCTGCGTGTACCACGGCCCCGGCCGCAAGCTGGACCCCGCGGCGGACATCACGCTCACCACGTACGCGCTGTTGCGCCTGGACGCGGCGGTGCTGGGAGCGCCCACGTGGGAGGCGGTGGTGCTGGACGAGGCCCAGGCCATCAAGAACCCGGAGAGCCAGGTGTCGCGCGCGGCGTTCGGGCTCAAGGCGAACCTGCGGCTGGCGCTCAGCGGCACGCCACTGGAGAACCGCCTGGATGAACTGTGGAGCCTGATGCACTTCACCAACCCGGGTCTGTTGGGAGGCCGCCGCCAGTTCGAGGAGAAGACGGCGCAGCCCATCGCGGACGGCAAGCCCGGAGCGGCGGAAGGCCTGCGTCGCCGCATCCGCCCGTTCATCCTGCGCCGCCTCAAGAAGGACGTGGCGCCGGAGCTGCCGCCGCGCACCGACTCCGTGATGCACGTGCAGTTGGATGAGCGCGAGCGCTCCGTCTACGACGCGGTGATGGCCGCGACGCGCGCGGAGGTGGTGGCGCTGCTCAACGAGGGCGGCAGCGTGCTCAAGGCGCTGGAGGCATTGCTCCGCCTGCGACAGGCGGCCTGCCATTCCGCGCTGGTGCCGGGGCAGCACGCGAAGACGTCCTCCAAGGTGCAGACGTTGGTGGACGCGCTGGAGACGGCGGTGGCGGAGGGCCACAAGGCGCTGGTCTTCTCACAGTGGACGTCGCTGTTGGACCTCATCGAGCCGGGGCTCAAGGGAGCGGGCATCGGCTTCGAGCGGCTGGACGGAGCGACGGCGAACCGAGGCGAGGTGACGTCGCGCTTCCAGGGCCAGGACGGCGCGCCGGTGCTGCTCATGTCGTTGAAGGCCGGAGGCACGGGCCTGAACCTCACGGCGGCGGACCACGTGTTCCTGATGGACCCGTGGTGGAACCCGGCGGTGGAGGCGCAGGCCGCGGACCGAGCGCACCGCATCGGGCAGGAGCGGCCGGTGATGGTCTATCGGCTCGTGTCCCAGGGCACGGTGGAGGAGAAGATTTTGGGCCTCCAGGAGAAGAAGCGCGCCCTGTTCGAAGCCGCGCTCAGCGAAGCCTCGGGCGCCGCCGCCATCACCCGGGAGGATTTGCTCCAGCTGTTCGCATGA
- a CDS encoding TonB-dependent receptor plug domain-containing protein — protein sequence MCVWFALLGAGTGFAQTAPEPTLDPGEMPSAQEQLDEEPEVHSQVASFAITKLHDSPAVVTAITADEIRASGARDLMDVLLQVPGFFFGVDVSGTVGPGFRGLWGQEGKVLLIIDGKEMNEQLYSTMQLGHEFPVELIERIEVVRGPGSVIYGGNAELAVINVITRGIQGSTDALVVGTYGQLAHGLGRRSLTVSGRKVFESAPGLSAFASASLGQGQRSGAVFDDFYGDSASMNGASAMDPTVVQAGVGYRDLQLSILYQRQDTTSVVSVDEVLPTPANTDFESFHAELSDRFRPTDRIEIIPRLNLTLGESYRDSDESSDFFYDKRYRRLRGRALARWAAFDFLQLTGGVDLAFDQGQLRGPAGIGQQEPFNGDEDEVSYRNVAAFMEVYSDNPIATVVAGARFEDHSAFGSSFVPRLVLLKSFGPVSGKALYSRAFRAPGIENISLGDDVRPERTTVYELEATVRLGEGQSFSANAFDVGVTDPIIYSYDPVTASEAYRNLGRLGSRGIELDYRLRGSWGRAQAGYSFYRPGGRNDVEDYLVPGQPKAFTGLPTHKVTLTGTAKVLPWLSVSPTAVLVGQRFAVGAPDEEGVSEVQTLSPRLLLNLFVRAENVGTKGLEIGAGVYNLLGSDFRVAQPYNGGHAPLPVFSREFMVKLTYLFEPSYDDE from the coding sequence GTGTGTGTATGGTTTGCGTTGCTGGGCGCGGGCACGGGCTTCGCGCAGACGGCGCCGGAGCCCACCCTGGACCCCGGGGAGATGCCCTCCGCCCAGGAGCAGCTGGACGAAGAGCCGGAGGTGCACAGCCAGGTGGCGTCGTTCGCCATCACGAAGCTGCATGACTCGCCGGCCGTGGTGACGGCCATCACCGCGGACGAAATCAGGGCCTCTGGCGCGCGCGACCTGATGGACGTGCTGTTGCAGGTGCCCGGCTTCTTCTTCGGCGTGGACGTGTCCGGCACGGTGGGGCCGGGCTTCCGGGGCCTGTGGGGCCAGGAAGGCAAGGTGCTGCTCATCATCGACGGCAAGGAGATGAACGAGCAGCTCTACTCCACGATGCAGCTGGGCCACGAGTTCCCAGTGGAGCTGATTGAGCGCATCGAGGTCGTGCGCGGCCCCGGCTCCGTCATCTACGGCGGCAACGCGGAGCTGGCCGTCATCAACGTCATCACCCGGGGCATCCAGGGCAGCACGGACGCGCTGGTGGTGGGCACCTACGGGCAGCTGGCGCACGGCCTGGGCCGCCGCAGCCTCACGGTGTCCGGCCGCAAGGTGTTTGAAAGCGCGCCGGGCCTGAGCGCGTTCGCGTCCGCTTCGCTGGGGCAGGGGCAGCGCAGCGGCGCCGTGTTCGACGACTTCTACGGCGACTCCGCGAGCATGAACGGCGCGTCGGCGATGGACCCCACGGTGGTGCAGGCCGGCGTGGGCTACCGGGACCTCCAGCTGAGCATCCTGTACCAGCGCCAGGACACCACGTCGGTGGTCTCCGTGGACGAGGTGCTGCCCACGCCCGCGAACACCGACTTCGAGTCGTTCCACGCCGAGCTGAGCGACCGCTTCCGGCCCACGGACCGGATTGAAATCATCCCCCGGCTGAACCTCACCCTGGGCGAGTCCTACCGGGACTCGGACGAGTCGTCTGACTTCTTCTACGACAAGCGCTACCGGCGCCTGCGCGGCCGGGCCCTGGCGCGCTGGGCGGCGTTCGACTTCCTCCAGCTCACGGGCGGCGTGGACCTGGCGTTCGACCAGGGGCAGCTGCGAGGCCCGGCGGGCATCGGCCAGCAGGAGCCCTTCAACGGCGACGAGGACGAGGTCTCCTACCGCAACGTGGCGGCCTTCATGGAGGTGTACTCGGACAACCCCATCGCCACGGTGGTGGCGGGCGCGCGCTTCGAGGACCACAGCGCCTTTGGCAGCTCGTTCGTGCCGCGCCTGGTGTTGCTCAAGTCCTTCGGGCCGGTGAGCGGCAAGGCGCTCTACAGCCGCGCCTTCCGAGCGCCGGGCATCGAGAACATCTCCCTGGGCGACGACGTCCGGCCGGAGCGCACCACGGTGTACGAACTGGAGGCCACCGTGCGCCTGGGCGAGGGCCAGAGCTTCAGCGCCAACGCCTTCGACGTGGGCGTGACGGACCCCATCATCTATTCGTATGACCCGGTCACGGCGTCGGAGGCGTACCGCAACCTGGGCCGCCTGGGCAGCCGGGGCATCGAGCTGGACTACCGGCTGCGCGGGTCCTGGGGCCGCGCGCAGGCGGGCTATTCGTTCTACCGGCCGGGCGGGCGCAACGACGTGGAGGACTACCTGGTGCCCGGCCAGCCCAAGGCCTTCACCGGGCTGCCCACGCACAAGGTGACGCTGACGGGCACGGCGAAGGTGCTGCCGTGGCTGTCCGTCAGCCCCACCGCCGTGCTGGTGGGCCAGCGCTTCGCCGTGGGGGCGCCGGACGAGGAGGGCGTGTCGGAGGTCCAGACGCTGTCGCCCCGGCTGCTGCTCAACCTCTTCGTGCGCGCGGAGAACGTTGGGACGAAGGGCCTGGAGATTGGCGCGGGCGTCTACAACCTGCTGGGCAGCGACTTCCGGGTGGCCCAGCCCTACAACGGCGGACACGCGCCCCTTCCGGTGTTCAGCCGAGAGTTCATGGTGAAGCTGACCTACCTCTTCGAGCCGTCCTACGACGACGAGTAG
- a CDS encoding PEGA domain-containing protein → MKNQKTWVAVILLGTVAVNAGAYLVVRSRKAAQPEPVATRPPDPTPVVAPPRTVASVSPPKEDAHAGLVRALRASGLAALEDRDYERAVAQFTEALKLRPDEGDSDLTRLLGIATDLRSREQTRTAPTPREPTPNRTPPRTRLGKRGAREQPVAQAAPQEDAKGGLLLVTSTPPGLVVMVDGRAVDMTPARLPVSAGAHRVVLAQGDRRLYEETVEVDADSVRSLNRDLSAELTPSTPKPAVAQVAAVAPASPPAAGGPVASPRDPEPTKPPEPSVAKAAVAQRGDLEVTSPGLYGEVWINGRPYGFPPISAQALPSGPAKVEVRVNGEVKRRMTVEVEPGRSTRVRVK, encoded by the coding sequence GTGAAGAATCAGAAGACCTGGGTCGCCGTCATCCTGCTGGGCACCGTGGCCGTGAACGCCGGGGCGTACCTGGTGGTCCGCTCGCGCAAGGCCGCGCAGCCCGAGCCCGTCGCCACGCGCCCTCCCGACCCCACGCCTGTCGTGGCGCCACCTCGGACCGTGGCGTCCGTGTCCCCGCCCAAGGAGGACGCGCACGCGGGGCTCGTGCGGGCGCTGCGCGCGTCGGGCCTGGCCGCGCTGGAGGACCGCGACTACGAGCGCGCGGTCGCGCAGTTCACGGAGGCGCTCAAGCTGCGCCCGGATGAGGGGGACAGCGACCTGACGCGCCTGTTGGGCATCGCCACCGACCTGCGCTCGCGTGAGCAGACGCGGACCGCGCCCACGCCGCGTGAGCCGACGCCCAACCGCACGCCGCCCCGCACGCGCCTCGGGAAGCGGGGCGCCCGCGAGCAGCCGGTCGCCCAGGCCGCTCCTCAGGAAGATGCGAAGGGCGGGCTCCTGCTGGTGACGTCCACGCCGCCGGGGCTGGTGGTGATGGTGGATGGCAGGGCGGTGGACATGACACCGGCGCGGCTGCCGGTGTCCGCGGGCGCGCACCGCGTGGTGCTCGCGCAGGGCGACCGCCGCCTGTACGAGGAGACGGTGGAGGTGGACGCGGACTCGGTGCGCTCGCTCAACCGCGACCTCTCCGCGGAACTGACGCCGTCCACGCCGAAGCCGGCCGTGGCCCAGGTGGCGGCCGTGGCTCCGGCCTCGCCCCCGGCCGCGGGTGGTCCCGTGGCGTCCCCGCGCGACCCGGAGCCCACGAAGCCGCCCGAGCCTTCCGTGGCGAAGGCCGCCGTGGCGCAGCGGGGCGACCTGGAGGTGACGTCGCCGGGGCTCTACGGCGAGGTGTGGATCAACGGCCGGCCGTATGGCTTTCCGCCCATCTCCGCGCAGGCCCTGCCTTCCGGCCCCGCGAAGGTGGAGGTCCGCGTCAACGGCGAGGTGAAGCGGCGCATGACCGTGGAGGTCGAGCCGGGCCGCAGCACCCGCGTGCGCGTGAAGTGA
- a CDS encoding serine/threonine protein kinase, with the protein MTPSPAAPGVDSLFGKYRMVQRLATGGMAHLFLATIDGPDGFSKACVIKRILPEYANLEPFARMFADEAKVAALLTHPNIVQVFDFGKIDGQYYLAMEWIQGQSLDRIMRHAAAANIPLGPRVTVDVGLAMSDALTYAHAKTLSDGTPLKLVHRDITPGNVLVSRDGIVKLADFGIVKSSVNLERTVAGVVKGKYAYMSPEQITNRELDHRSDLYSLGIVLYEASTGRRLFKRDSMEATIMAASAGDVPPPSHVAPGFSPDLERILLKCLAKDPAQRYQTARELHDDLERYRTAQHWTSGGRELAALMATLFPPDATGRVSTALAVPGSMAGSSPGVSADASGMGSTRMPSGISGPSPFAPLEHAVELREPSALVPTGMLPRSTGTGSTTGVLPSPEAASAGAFPWGLAAAAGVALAGSAVFWLFIA; encoded by the coding sequence GTGACGCCTTCGCCGGCCGCACCCGGGGTGGACAGCCTCTTCGGGAAGTACCGAATGGTGCAGCGGCTCGCCACGGGCGGGATGGCGCACCTGTTCCTGGCGACCATCGACGGGCCGGACGGCTTCTCCAAGGCATGTGTCATCAAGCGCATCCTGCCGGAGTACGCGAACCTGGAGCCCTTCGCGCGGATGTTCGCGGACGAGGCGAAGGTGGCGGCGCTGCTCACGCACCCGAACATCGTGCAGGTGTTCGACTTCGGGAAGATCGACGGTCAGTACTACCTGGCGATGGAGTGGATCCAGGGCCAGTCGCTGGACCGCATCATGCGGCACGCGGCGGCGGCCAACATCCCGCTGGGGCCGCGGGTGACGGTGGACGTGGGCCTGGCCATGTCGGACGCGCTCACGTACGCGCACGCGAAGACGCTGTCGGACGGGACGCCGCTGAAGCTGGTGCACCGGGACATCACGCCGGGCAACGTGCTGGTGTCTCGCGACGGCATCGTGAAGCTGGCGGACTTCGGCATCGTGAAGAGCTCCGTGAACCTGGAGCGCACGGTGGCCGGGGTGGTGAAGGGCAAGTACGCGTACATGTCCCCGGAGCAGATCACCAACCGGGAGTTGGATCACCGCTCGGACCTGTATTCGCTGGGCATCGTGCTCTACGAGGCGTCCACCGGGCGCCGGCTGTTCAAGCGCGACTCGATGGAGGCCACCATCATGGCCGCGTCGGCGGGAGACGTGCCGCCGCCGTCGCACGTGGCTCCGGGCTTCTCGCCGGACCTGGAGCGCATCCTGCTCAAGTGCCTGGCGAAGGACCCCGCGCAGCGCTACCAGACGGCGCGCGAGCTGCACGACGACCTGGAGCGCTACCGCACGGCGCAGCACTGGACGTCCGGCGGCCGGGAGCTGGCGGCGCTGATGGCCACGCTCTTTCCTCCGGACGCCACGGGTCGCGTGTCCACGGCGCTGGCGGTGCCGGGGTCCATGGCGGGCTCGTCGCCGGGAGTATCCGCGGATGCTTCGGGCATGGGCTCCACGCGCATGCCCAGCGGCATCTCCGGCCCGTCGCCCTTCGCGCCGCTGGAACACGCGGTGGAGCTGCGCGAGCCCAGCGCGCTGGTGCCCACGGGCATGCTGCCCCGGAGCACCGGGACGGGCTCCACCACGGGCGTCCTCCCGTCGCCGGAAGCGGCCTCGGCCGGGGCGTTCCCCTGGGGGCTGGCCGCGGCGGCGGGTGTCGCGCTGGCGGGCAGCGCGGTGTTCTGGCTGTTCATCGCGTGA
- a CDS encoding MFS transporter, producing MATSPSDASSPLAAPRPLSARDIRTLGLAALGGALEFYDFIIFVFFTAVMGKLFFPPETADWLRQLQTFGLFAAGYLARPLGGIVMAHFGDRTGRKRMFTLSVFLMSVPTLCMGLLPTFATAGYAAPLLLLTLRLLQGAAVGGEVPGAWVFVSEHVPERRVGLACGTLTSGLTLGILLGSLVATAVNTVFTPEQVLAYGWRVPFVVGGVFGFFAVFLRRWLQETPVFEEMRQKKALVRELPLKAALRGHAPAVVVSMLFTWVLTAGIVVVILMTPTLMQQLHDIPPAKALAANSVATLTLTVGCICYGLLADRLGPTRAMAIGSGMLLVAAQLFYRGVASAPEHLVPLYAGVGFCVGVAGVVPAVMVQAFPPAVRFSGLSFSYNVAYALFGGLTPLAVTLALKESPLAPAYYVSAVCAVGLVVSLLLFRGFTARASAPDEQPAPSR from the coding sequence ATGGCGACCTCCCCCTCCGACGCCTCGTCCCCGCTGGCCGCTCCCCGTCCGCTATCCGCCCGGGACATCCGCACCCTGGGGCTGGCGGCGCTGGGGGGCGCGCTGGAGTTCTATGACTTCATCATCTTCGTGTTCTTCACGGCGGTGATGGGGAAGCTGTTCTTCCCTCCGGAGACGGCGGACTGGCTGCGGCAGTTGCAGACGTTCGGGCTGTTCGCGGCGGGCTACCTGGCGCGGCCGTTGGGCGGCATCGTGATGGCGCACTTCGGGGACCGGACCGGGCGCAAGCGGATGTTCACGTTGAGCGTCTTCCTGATGTCGGTGCCCACGCTGTGCATGGGCCTGTTGCCCACGTTCGCCACGGCCGGGTACGCGGCGCCGCTGCTGCTGCTCACGCTGCGGCTGTTGCAGGGGGCGGCGGTGGGCGGCGAGGTGCCGGGCGCGTGGGTGTTCGTCTCCGAGCACGTGCCAGAGCGCCGCGTAGGCCTGGCGTGCGGGACGCTCACCTCCGGGCTCACGCTGGGCATCCTGTTGGGCTCGCTGGTGGCCACCGCGGTCAACACCGTCTTCACGCCGGAGCAGGTGCTGGCGTACGGCTGGCGCGTGCCCTTCGTGGTGGGCGGCGTGTTCGGCTTCTTCGCCGTGTTCCTGCGCCGCTGGCTCCAGGAGACGCCCGTCTTCGAGGAGATGCGCCAGAAGAAGGCGCTGGTGCGCGAGCTGCCGCTCAAGGCCGCGCTCCGGGGCCACGCGCCCGCCGTCGTCGTCTCCATGCTGTTCACCTGGGTGCTCACCGCGGGCATCGTGGTGGTCATCCTGATGACGCCCACGCTGATGCAGCAGTTGCACGACATCCCGCCCGCGAAGGCGCTGGCGGCCAACAGCGTGGCCACGCTCACGCTCACGGTGGGGTGCATCTGTTACGGGCTGCTCGCGGACCGGCTGGGTCCCACGCGGGCCATGGCCATCGGCTCGGGGATGCTGCTCGTCGCCGCGCAGCTGTTCTACCGGGGCGTGGCGAGCGCGCCGGAGCACCTGGTGCCGCTCTACGCGGGCGTGGGGTTCTGCGTGGGCGTGGCCGGCGTGGTGCCCGCGGTGATGGTGCAGGCCTTCCCTCCGGCGGTGCGCTTCTCCGGCCTGTCGTTCTCCTACAACGTGGCGTACGCGCTGTTCGGTGGCCTCACGCCGCTCGCCGTGACGCTGGCCCTGAAAGAGAGCCCGCTCGCGCCCGCGTACTACGTCTCCGCGGTGTGCGCGGTGGGGCTCGTGGTGTCGTTGCTGCTCTTCCGGGGTTTCACCGCCCGTGCCAGCGCACCGGACGAGCAGCCCGCGCCGTCGCGCTGA
- a CDS encoding ATPase domain-containing protein has translation MPSKTPLFQSGIPSFDVILGGGIPARQSFIVTGTPGSGKTVLCSQVAFAAAARGLPVVVATVTSEPHDKLMEALSGFAFFQPEVLGETFFLISAYSALKRGAKEARELLLQTVRERGAAMLFIDGLRSIRDLWQDEARLREFLYELGIGLAASNCIGLFTTEYPLDRLMALPEATTVDGILSLSVQPHGSRRVRRVEVVKLRGRPHLSGEHTMLMRESGVEFIPRLEAVPLEVRDEPPTLKRLGFGLPEMDALMNGGIPELSTTMLAGSMGIGKTLVAMHFAAAGARQGQKALYVSFFDAPAMLRARALRVGLDVAPLLDDGRLTLRHLPPMELEADAIVRDLLEQVDALGVQRLVLDGLTELELSILDPARRRTFLAALAMQLRMRGVTSLFTREVSKIVGTELDFNDAPVASLGENLLLLRYVELHGQMHRLLSVLKMRDSEYTADLREFQINNTGLKVLAPLRSAMGLLTGQARPLGTTIGGVGE, from the coding sequence ATGCCCAGTAAGACTCCTCTTTTCCAGAGCGGCATTCCCAGCTTCGACGTCATCCTGGGTGGGGGCATCCCCGCTCGCCAGTCCTTCATCGTCACCGGCACGCCCGGTTCGGGGAAGACGGTGCTGTGCAGCCAGGTGGCCTTCGCGGCCGCGGCGCGCGGCCTTCCCGTGGTGGTGGCCACCGTCACCTCGGAGCCCCACGACAAGCTGATGGAGGCCCTGTCCGGCTTCGCCTTCTTCCAGCCGGAGGTGCTGGGCGAGACGTTCTTCCTCATCAGCGCCTACTCGGCGCTCAAGCGGGGCGCGAAGGAGGCCCGGGAGCTGCTGCTGCAGACGGTGCGCGAGCGCGGCGCGGCGATGCTCTTCATCGACGGGCTGCGCTCCATCCGCGACCTGTGGCAGGACGAAGCGCGGCTGCGCGAGTTCCTCTACGAGCTGGGCATCGGCCTGGCCGCCAGCAACTGCATTGGCCTGTTCACCACGGAGTATCCATTGGATCGGCTGATGGCGCTGCCGGAGGCCACCACGGTGGACGGCATCCTGTCGCTGTCCGTCCAGCCCCATGGCTCCCGCCGGGTGCGCCGGGTGGAGGTGGTGAAGCTGCGAGGCCGGCCCCACCTGTCCGGCGAGCACACCATGCTCATGCGCGAGAGCGGCGTGGAGTTCATCCCGCGCCTGGAGGCCGTGCCCCTGGAGGTCCGGGACGAGCCGCCCACGCTCAAGCGCCTGGGCTTCGGCCTGCCGGAGATGGACGCGCTGATGAATGGGGGGATTCCGGAGCTCAGCACCACGATGCTGGCGGGGAGCATGGGCATTGGCAAGACGCTGGTGGCCATGCACTTCGCCGCGGCTGGCGCGCGCCAGGGCCAGAAGGCGCTCTACGTCTCCTTCTTCGATGCTCCGGCCATGCTCCGGGCCCGCGCCCTGCGCGTGGGGCTGGACGTGGCCCCCCTCCTGGACGATGGCCGGCTGACGCTGCGCCACCTGCCGCCCATGGAGTTGGAGGCGGACGCGATCGTCCGGGACCTGTTGGAGCAGGTGGACGCGCTCGGCGTCCAGCGGCTGGTGCTGGACGGGCTCACGGAGCTGGAGCTGTCCATCCTGGACCCCGCCCGGCGGCGCACCTTCCTGGCGGCGCTCGCGATGCAGCTGCGCATGCGGGGGGTCACCAGCTTGTTCACCCGCGAGGTGTCGAAGATCGTCGGCACGGAGCTGGACTTCAACGACGCGCCCGTCGCCAGCCTGGGAGAGAACCTGCTGCTCCTGCGCTACGTGGAGCTGCACGGCCAGATGCACCGCCTGTTGTCCGTGCTCAAGATGCGCGACAGCGAATACACCGCGGACCTGCGCGAGTTCCAGATCAACAACACGGGACTGAAGGTGCTCGCCCCGCTGCGCTCCGCCATGGGCCTGCTCACCGGACAGGCCCGGCCGCTGGGCACCACCATTGGAGGGGTGGGTGAATGA